A DNA window from Bacillota bacterium contains the following coding sequences:
- a CDS encoding MBL fold metallo-hydrolase yields MFDFAWHGAASISLRFGGSDGPVVAVDPVFSRAGDYGPWYSPNPKAPEFREYLTEFPPDVVLITHGHFDHFDPETIKRIAVARPACRFGGSPEAIAVIRELCGVPPERSVPLIAGLGYALPGLTADPGETAPLRLVPRAGEHWLTGEEGSRAAAKLAGRPDRYGVMPCGGPMLGMFIRFQGAGSGSESVLIYVSGDNRLPALPEGPVDVAVVNIAGRLHHPVTKEPTQEIPGPEDVGTVIDRLKPGLFIPVHWDHVIFIEPVDPEKIRVSAASARHPARVLCPPYNCWTPVG; encoded by the coding sequence TTGTTTGATTTCGCCTGGCATGGAGCGGCCAGCATCAGCCTGCGGTTCGGCGGATCCGATGGACCCGTGGTCGCTGTTGACCCGGTGTTCTCCCGGGCCGGCGACTATGGACCCTGGTACTCGCCGAACCCGAAGGCGCCGGAATTCCGGGAGTACCTGACCGAGTTCCCTCCAGATGTGGTCCTCATAACCCACGGGCACTTCGACCATTTCGACCCGGAGACGATTAAACGGATCGCCGTGGCCAGGCCGGCCTGCCGCTTCGGCGGTTCCCCGGAGGCCATCGCGGTCATCCGTGAGCTCTGCGGGGTGCCGCCCGAGCGGAGCGTGCCCCTCATCGCCGGGCTGGGCTATGCCCTCCCGGGCCTGACCGCAGACCCGGGCGAGACCGCCCCGCTTCGCCTCGTCCCCCGAGCCGGCGAGCACTGGCTGACCGGCGAGGAAGGCTCCCGCGCGGCGGCCAAGCTGGCCGGCCGACCCGACCGCTACGGGGTGATGCCTTGTGGCGGTCCGATGCTGGGGATGTTCATCAGGTTCCAGGGTGCGGGCTCCGGCAGCGAGTCCGTCCTTATCTACGTCAGCGGTGATAATCGTCTACCCGCCTTGCCGGAAGGCCCGGTGGACGTGGCTGTGGTCAACATCGCCGGCAGGCTCCACCACCCCGTCACCAAGGAGCCCACCCAGGAGATCCCCGGCCCCGAGGACGTTGGGACGGTCATCGACCGGCTCAAGCCCGGCCTGTTCATCCCGGTCCACTGGGACCACGTCATCTTCATCGAACCGGTCGATCCGGAAAAGATCAGGGTCTCGGCGGCGTCCGCCCGCCATCCGGCCAGGGTCTTGTGTCCGCCCTACAACTGCTGGACCCCCGTGGGCTGA